The Ascochyta rabiei chromosome 15, complete sequence genome window below encodes:
- a CDS encoding Delta(3)-Delta(2)-enoyl-CoA isomerase, producing MSEPGILVEYKGKVAIITLNVPKKLNALNGDLYYQLARAMNEVAAHDEVFITVLTGKGRFFSAGADVAFGAAQKSSTDIDERQMWLKNFVSNNLHITHAFYTHPKILVTALNGPAVGLSAALIAFSDFIYAAPHAYILTPFSSLGLVAEGNASFAFVKRLGISKANEALIMSKRISCDELVQTGFVNRVFDVGSKDSPKFLEEVLKEVDDRLGDHLNGESLIKIKALIRKPDMDTLDRQGVEEVFGGLGRFLKGVPQEEFRKIASGEKKHKL from the exons ATGTCCGAACCAGGCATTCTCGTCGAGTACAAGGGCAAAGTAGCCATCATCACCCTCAACGTTCCTAAGAAGCTCAACGCTCTCAATGGTGACCTATATTACCAGCTTGCACGCGCCATGAATGAGGTTGCCGCCCATGATGAAGTCTTCATTACTGTTCTTACCGGCAAGGGACGCTTCTTCTCCGC CGGCGCGGACGTAGCCTTCGGCGCTGCCCAAAAGTCCTCCACCGATATCGACGAGCGCCAAATGTGGCTCAAGAACTTTGTCTCCAACAACCTGCATATCACTCACGCCTTCTACACGCACCCCAAGATCCTCGTCACCGCTCTCAACGGCCCCGCCGTCGGCCTCAGCGCTGCTTTGATTGCCTTTTCGGATTTCATCTACGCCGCCCCGCACGCCTACATCCTGACCCCCTTCTCCTCGCTCGGCCTTGTCGCCGAAGGAAACGCATCCTTCGCATTCGTCAAGCGACTGGGGATCAGCAAAGCCAACGAAGCGCTCATCATGTCGAAACGAATTTCCTGCGATGAGCTGGTACAGACGGGCTTTGTGAATAGAGTATTTGACGTTGGGTCGAAAGACAGCCCCAAGTTCCTGGAGGAGGTGCTCAAGGAGGTTGACGACAGACTAGGCGATCACTTGAATGGCGAGAGTTTGATCAAGATCAAGGCACTGATCAGGAAGCCCGATATGGATACATTGGACCGTCAGGGTGTGGAGGAAGTGTTTGGTGGGTTGGGTCGGTTTTTGAAGGGCGTGCCGCAGGAGGAGTTCAGGAAAATTGCGAGTGGAGAAAAGAAACACAAACTGTAG
- a CDS encoding Tuberous sclerosis 2-like protein translates to MPPPADPDHDRRASSYDILNAFRRLTGTRPRADPSPPPPPPVNPVRALSVGSLPPSSLASGPDSLQRITHVAAESARPHVTGGPPELPRLLAQLDKTRPFAERADAVDSICAILEEYPLQNVLALWSVASDLILPSQPDHVAEPGFKLLRSISLDPKLTPVERTLIFDAAAYTRTTRCFQWRLDIISTLTSGGKNIAACESAIVPFVLNALDACFRASRDAFSSNRKASSKRSVDHPLPETDNLGRIFQYATDVCKFNARILTDNNLEQILERAMYICQNTTQQGDMENCIKLFDTIITYVHVPINALKPSLEVLCAIHRQMAGLRDQTWNTLSNLFKSHVGQAAIMSLLHTLRDGPSIKNRQSSLYRGTMQVLQLLVLKDGQSELPKVPMSLIFSALKASIKEPHATQEEFVIDLIDSILAQEAMTDALLAEADLTDMLDIVRVCAERDEDRFRAKMAGSTENPTASGKDTHGLPQSALENGSARAAKSDKVPSLGGHDEDFGPHADNPAVPSARFEAVRRTEDDCIFRLLVKLDRISNAMDYVQKNAVMDLFLHCANRLSDPIAEKMIQYFAEERLLNPSNIAWLDASRNVAAATLHDATRPNAVRIMAIKTLRDAYDAVEQLCATHVAAQSAAILLDRIEPEGNVQVLEALVDFAVDVADKAQLDRFSEVMQLLQRKLDQPRLAAANPSQPWSSSPAFLPSSDQGDPSHCNVIAVAFVRLFIRNVAHAAQKTRILYNAIRGIAGNDKYDNDSRLTALRLLFRLRADSRHALTVNASSEGERIAAELCRTEETAVVTDKTDGSVLNDHARSEDASSGRKISGSSPHASLHRQNGRATTTAGRVSKPIAPLWMYPGPKGLPEEPTSEPSRVVFSHIDASKYPLGDDVHDMEITLWLELIISLLQRPSDWEVYSYVLVHLGPQLSNQALVRSCVVQLRMLRNVLCEQVRNNSFHEPPPHTLLKKADVAVCLYHILTVILSYHEYFEKSEEDDLVKAFLQGIVQWDKTSKWCIHALSVCCFEVPLSVSKSLDTIIQKMSQIVTKPATAIHILEFLTSLARLPELYKNFREEEFKTVFGVCFRYLQHIRDQRSRAAMPSLSQRGHSSLRHSGPAREPTPTSDNGSQRSHAVEEDLPHYLYSLAFHVVTFWFMALKMEDRPRQIPWITKNLLTVDSSGRHTMEEQGQVIVDIMNMVAYTDRDHTVRNENFSKPGDGEVWKKTWIVNNGLLTIETAARTGVSQVTSRRPCGTRFFTLRPSLVPPPRHQVPITVGLASDAFYSSSYVGILPEDIFQSFYAPLDLTNTTVALPDDDMTRRAIATFDRTATIDSHKVGVIYIGEGQTNERDIFMNDIGSPAYTSFVSGLGTLCRLKDAKFNTGGLDTRGDADGEFTYLWRDRCLELVYHITTMMPTDPNDDMTYPNKKRHIGNDFVNIIFNDSGLPYNFDTFPGAFNYVHIVISPESRASFVDRRIDADPDGKDRYYKVQVMSKPGFPDISPAAETKILGGRHIAAYCRLIAINACVFSDVWFQREGGEQISSWRNRLREIKRLRERYGGSISDQHPTSTPASPVGGSQALSSPTSRDQNGIASPFQRSSIVTFITEGTSRSSISSSSHDQ, encoded by the exons ATGCCTCCCCCCGCCGACCCCGACCACGACCGCCGTGCCTCGTCCTACGACATCCTCAATGCCTTCCGCAGGCTCACCGGCACCCGCCCGCGCGCCGACCCCTCccctccgccgccgccgcccgtGAACCCCGTGCGTGCGCTGTCTGTCGGCTCCCTGCCTCCCTCCTCCCTGGCGAGCGGCCCCGATAGCCTGCAGCGCATCACCCACGTCGCCGCCGAGTCCGCCAGGCCCCACGTCACCGGAGGCCCGCCCGAGCTGCCACGCCTGCTCGCGCAGCTGGACAAGACCCGTCCCTTCGCCGAGAGAGCAGATGCCGTCGACAGCATATGCGCCATCCTGGAGGAATACCCCCTGCAGAACGTGCTCGCCCTGTGGTCCGTGGCGAGCGACCTGATCCTGCCCAGCCAGCCCGACCACGTCGCCGAGCCAGGCTTCAAGCTCCTCAGAAGCATCTCCCTCGACCCCAAGCTGACCCCCGTCGAGCGCACCCTCATCTTCGACGCTGCCGCCTACACCCGCACCACACGATGCTTCCAATGGCGCCTCGACATCATCTCCACCCTCACAAGCGGCGGCAAGAACATTGCTGCCTGCGAGTCCGCCATTGTGCCCTTTGTGCTGAACGCCCTGGATGCCTGCTTCAGAGCCAGCCGCGACGCCTTCAGCTCGAACCGGAAAGCAAGCAGCAAGCGCAGCGTCGACCACCCCTTGCCAGAGACCGACAATCTCGGCCGCATCTTTCAGTACGCCACCGATGTCTGCAAGTTCAACGCTAGGATCCTCACCGACAACAATCTCGAGCAAATCCTCGAACGCGCCATGTACATCTGCCAGAACACCACCCAACAAGGCGACATGGAGAACTGCATCAAGCTCTTCGACACCATCATCACCTACGTCCACGTCCCAATCAACGCCCTCAAGCCGAGTCTCGAGGTTCTCTGCGCCATTCACCGCCAGATGGCTGGACTCCGGGACCAGACTTGGAACACGTTGAGCAACCTGTTCAAGTCGCACGTGGGCCAGGCAGCCATCATGTCGCTGTTGCACACGCTCAGAGACGGCCCATCGATCAAGAACCGACAGAGCAGCCTATACAGGGGTACCATGCAGGTCCTGCAGCTGCTGGTACTGAAAGATGGACAGAGCGAGCTGCCCAAGGTTCCCATGTCGCTCATCTTCTCCGCCCTCAAAGCTTCCATCAAAGAGCCGCACGCCACACAGGAGGAGTTCGTCATCGACCTCATCGACTCTATACTGGCGCAAGAAGCCATGACGGATGCACTGCTTGCCGAGGCAGACCTGACCGATATGCTAGACATTGTTCGTGTCTGCGCTGAGCGTGATGAAGACCGATTTCGCGCAAAGATGGCCGGATCTACCGAGAACCCAACTGCCTCGGGCAAGGACACGCATGGGTTGCCACAGTCCGCGTTGGAGAATGGTAGCGCGCGAGCTG CAAAATCGGACAAAGTCCCCTCTCTAGGAGGCCACGACGAAGACTTCGGTCCACATGCCGACAATCCTGCCGTGCCATCTGCCAGGTTCGAAGCCGTCCGTCGAACCGAAGACGACTGTATCTTCCGACTACTGGTCAAACTCGATCGCATAAGCAACGCAATGGACTATGTGCAGAAAAACGCCGTCATGGATCTGTTCCTGCACTGCGCCAACCGCCTGAGCGACCCCATCGCAGAAAAGATGATTCAGTATTTCGCCGAGGAGCGACTCCTGAACCCTTCCAACATCGCCTGGTTAGACGCTTCTCGTAACGTGGCAGCTGCAACCTTGCACGATGCGACCAGGCCAAACGCTGTCCGAATAATGGCAATCAAGACACTCCGGGACGCTTACGACGCGGTGGAGCAACTTTGCGCAACGCACGTTGCTGCTCAGAGCGCTGCGATACTGCTCGACAGGATCGAACCCGAGGGCAATGTTCAAGTGTTGGAAGCGCTTGTGGATTTTGCTGTTGATGTTGCCGACAAAGCGCAGCTGGACAGATTCTCAGAGGTCATGCAGTTGCTACAGAGGAAACTGGACCAGCCACGGCTAGCAGCCGCAAACCCCTCTCAACCATGGTCATCATCGCCTGCGTTCCTCCCGAGCTCTGATCAAGGAGACCCTTCTCACTGTAACGTTATAGCCGTGGCCTTTGTACGACTCTTCATTCGAAACGTTGCCCATGCGGCGCAAAAGACACGCATTCTGTACAACGCCATTCGAGGAATCGCAGGCAACGACAAGTACGACAACGATTCGCGGTTGACCGCGCTCAGGCTGCTCTTCCGATTGCGTGCCGATTCACGCCACGCTCTTACCGTCAATGCCTCCTCGGAAGGTGAGCGGATAGCTGCCGAGCTGTGTCGCACGGAAGAAACTGCCGTTGTCACTGACAAGACCGACGGGTCTGTGTTGAACGATCACGCACGATCCGAAGATGCATCTTCAGGGCGCAAGATTTCTGGCTCTAGTCCACATGCTTCCCTCCATCGGCAAAACGGTCGTGCGACTACTACAGCGGGCCGTGTATCGAAGCCGATCGCCCCTTTGTGGATGTATCCAGGGCCCAAAGGCCTGCCTGAAGAGCCCACTTCCGAGCCTAGTCGTGTCGTGTTTTCTCACATCGATGCCAGCAAATATCCACTCGGCGATGACGTTCATGACATGGAGATTACACTGTGGCTGGAGCTGATCATCTCATTGCTGCAGAGACCGTCTGACTGGGAGGTGTACAGCTATGTTTTGGTCCACCTAGGACCTCAATTGTCGAATCAGGCTCTGGTGCGAAGCTGCGTAGTGCAACTACGAATGCTCAGGAACGTCCTCTGCGAGCAAGTCCGCAACAACAGCTTCCACGAGCCTCCACCTCACACCTTACTCAAGAAGGCCGATGTAGCAGTGTGCCTGTACCACATCCTCACAGTCATCCTCAGCTACCACGAGTATTTCGAGAAGAGCGAAGAGGATGACCTTGTCAAGGCGTTCTTGCAAGGGATCGTGCAGTGGGACAAGACTTCCAAGTGGTGCATCCACGCCTTGTCCGTCTGCTGCTTCGAGGTTCCTCTGTCTGTCAGCAAGTCTCTTGACACCATCATCCAGAAGATGTCTCAGATTGTAACCAAGCCCGCGACTGCAATTCACATCCTAGAATTTCTTACCTCCTTGGCCCGTTTGCCAGAGCTGTACAAGAATTTCCGCGAGGAAGAGTTCAAGACTGTGTTTGGAGTGTGTTTCCGCTACTTGCAACATATCAGAGACCAACGCAGTCGCGCGGCCATGCCGAGCCTGTCACAGAGAGGCCACAGTTCGTTGCGTCACAGCGGCCCGGCTAGAGAACCTACACCGACGTCGGACAACGGCTCCCAACGGTCACACGCTGTCGAAGAAGACTTGCCCCATTATCTATACTCATTGGCTTTCCATGTCGTAACCTTCTGGTTCATGGCACTCAAGATGGAAGATCGGCCTAGGCAAATCCCATGGATTACCAAGAACCTCTTGACCGTGGACAGCTCGGGGAGACATACCATGGAAGAGCAAGGTCAGGTCATTGTGGACATTATGAACATGGTGGCCTACACGGATCGGGATCATACCGTACGCAATGAGAACTTCTCGAAACCAGGCGACGGCGAGGTCTGGAAGAAGACATGGATCGTGAACAACGGCCTCTTGACGATCGAGACAGCAGCAAGAACGGGTGTTTCTCAGGTCACGTCCCGTCGACCG TGTGGAACACGCTTCTTTACGCTGCGACCGTCGCTTGTACCGCCTCCGCGCCATCAAGTGCCAATCACGGTCGGGCTTGCGTCTGACGCGTTTTATTCCTCGTCTTATGTCGGCATACTGCCAGAAGACATCTTCCAAAGCTTCTACGCGCCTCTGGATCTAACAAACACCACCGTTGCTCTGCCAGACGACGATATGACACGTCGTGCTATTGCCACATTCGATCGCACGGCAACAATCGATAGCCACAAAGTCGGTGTCATTTACATAGGCGAAGGGCAAACCAATGAGCGTGACATTTTCATGAATGACATTGGCTCTCCTGCCTACACATCGTTTGTTAGCGGCTTAGGCACATTGTGTCGTCTCAAGGATGCCAAGTTCAACACCGGTGGTCTCGACACCCGCGGCGACGCAGACGGAGAGTTCACCTATCTCTGGCGCGACAGATGCTTAGAGCTGGTGTACCACATCACTACCATGATGCCAACAGACCCCAACGACGACATGACATACCCAAACAAAAAGCGTCACATTGGCAACGATTTTGTCAACATCATCTTCAACGACTCCGGTCTACCCTACAACTTCGACACCTTCCCAGGCGCGTTCAACTACGTGCACATTGTCATCTCGCCAGAATCTCGGGCGAGCTTCGTGGACCGTCGCATCGACGCCGACCCCGATGGCAAAGATCGTTACTACAAGGTGCAAGTCATGTCCAAACCTGGCTTCCCTGATATCTCTCCGGCTGCCGAGACAAAGATTCTCGGTGGCAGGCACATTGCCGCTTACTGTCGTCTTATCGCCATCAACGCATGCGTTTTCTCCGACGTCTGGTTCCAGCGAGAAGGCGGCGAGCAGATCTCGTCCTGGCGCAACCGGCTCCGCGAGATCAAGCGTCTGCGCGAACGATACGGCGGCAGCATCAGCGACCAGCATCCAACGTCCACGCCCGCATCACCCGTCGGTGGCAGCCAGGCTCTGTCCAGCCCCACCTCCCGCGACCAGAACGGCATCGCGTCCCCTTTCCAGCGCTCCAGTATTGTCACTTTCATCACTGAAGGCACGAGTCGCAGCTCCATCAGCAGCTCCTCTCACGACCAGTGA